In the Phaeobacter piscinae genome, GTCCGATTTGAACAAATAAGTTCCAACAAATGGGAGTTTCAAAAATGAAAAAACTGATGATGGCCACAGCGGCCGCTGCCCTGACTGCTGGCACCGCATTTGCAGGTGGTCACGCCAAGGAAGTGAAACTGGGTGTCCTTCTCGGCTTTACCGGCCCGATTGAATCGCTGGCCCCTGCCATGGGTGCGGGTGCGGAACTGGCGATGGAAGAGGTCACCAAATCCGGCAAACTGCTGGACTCCGCCACGGTCACGCCTGTGCGCGCGGACACCGGCTGCATCGACAATGGCCTGTCCACCGCGAACGGCGAAAAACTGGTTGCTGACGGTGTGAACGGCATCATTGGCGGTGACTGCTCCGGTGTGACCGGCGCGATCCTGCAGAACGTTGCCATTCCGAACGGCATGGTGATGATCTCGCCCTCCGCCACCTCGCCGGGCCTGTCCTCGATGGAAGACAATGACCTGTTCTTCCGCACATCGCCGTCTGACGCCCGCGAAGGCCAGGTCATGGCAGAAGTGCTGAAAGAGCGTGGCATCAACTCCATCGCGCTGACCTACACCAACAACGACTACGGCAAGGGTCTGGCCGACGCGATCAAATCCTCCTTCGAGGAGGTGGGCGGCGAAGTCACCATCGTGACCGCGCATGAGGATGGCAAAGGCGACTACTCCGCAGAAGTTGCGGCGCTGGCTTCCGCTGGTGGCGATATTCTGGTTGTGGCCGGCTATCTGGACCAGGGTGGTCTGGGCATCATCCAAGCCTCGCTTGACTCCGGTGCATATGACACCTTCGGTCTGCCCGGCGGTATGATCGGTGACTCCCTGCCCAAGAACATCGGTTCGGATCTTGACGGCTCCTTCGGCCAGATCGCAGGCTCCGACAGCGAAGGCGCTGCCATCTATGCTGAGCTGGCCAAAGCCGCCGGTTTTGACGGCACCTCCGCCTATTCGCCGGAAAGCTATGATGCGGCAGCGCTGTTCATGCTGGCGATGCAGGCCGCGAACTCCAAGGATCCGGCCGATTATGGCTCCAAGATCCTCGAAGTGGCGAACGCACCGGGTGAGAAAATCAACCCTGGTGAGTTGGGCAAAGCGCTTGAGATTCTCGCGAATGGCGGCGACATCGACTATGAAGGTGCCACTGGCGTGGAGCTGATCGGCCCCGGTGAGAGCGCAGGCTCCTACCGTGAAATCGAAGTCAAGGACGGCGCCAACGCCACCGTGAAATTCCGCTGATCCCTTAACACCGGATCAAACCAAGATGATCAGCCCGGGTTCTGCCCGGGCTGTTCCAAATTCAAAAGCCGTCAAAAAGACGGTGGGGGATGAAATGACATGATCGTCGTCGAGGACTTGCACAAGCACTTCGGCGGGTTCCACGCGGTTGATGGCGCATCGCTAGAAATCGCTAAGGGCTCCATAACCGGTTTGATCGGGCCAAACGGCGCCGGAAAAACCACTCTTTTCAATGTAATCGCTGGCGTCCTTCCGCCCACCTCCGGGCGGGTAACGATGGATGGTGAGGATATCACCGGACTGCCGCCGCATGAGCTGTTCCACAAGGGATTGCTGCGCACCTTCCAGATCGCGCATGAATTTGCGTCGATGACGTGCCGCGAAAACCTGATGATGGTTCCGGGCACCCAATCGGGTGAAAGCCTGTGGAACACCTGGTTCGGGCGCAAACGCATCGCTGATGAGGAACGCGCGTTGCGGGCCAAGGCCGATGAGGTGCTGGAGTTTCTGACCATCAGCCATATCGCAGACCTGAAGGCCGGACAGGTTTCTGGCGGCCAGAAGAAGCTGCTGGAGCTGGGCCGTACCATGATGGTCGATGCCAAGATCGTCTTTCTGGATGAGGTCGGCGCCGGTGTGAACCGCACGCTGTTGTATACGATTGCCGACGCCATCAAGCGCCTCAACGAGGAGCGCGGATACACCTTTGTTGTGATCGAACACGACATGGAGTTCATCGGCCGCCTCTGCGATCCGGTGATCTGCATGGCTGAGGGCAAGAAGTTGGCACAAGGCACATTGAACGAGATCAAGGCCAATGAGCAGGTGATTGAAGCCTACCTCGGCACCGGGCTGAAAAACAAAGATAAACTGGAGGCGGGCGCATGAGCGACAATCCCTACCAGAACGATCATGGCAATCGTGACGCCTCGATCACCAACCCGCATGGCGCCGGGACAATGCAACCGGCGCATAGCAAAAGCGGGCCAACAACGAAGGTTGATGGCGGACCGTTCCTGATTGGCGACACCATGACCGGCGGCTACGGCAAGGGTCCGGACATTCTGCACGACTGCACGATTGCGGTCGACAAGGGCGAGATCGCGGTGATCGTCGGTCCCAACGGCGCCGGCAAATCGACCGCGATGAAAGCCGTGTTTGGCATGCTGGATGTGCGGTCTGGTGCTGTGCGTCTGGACGGTGAGGATATCACCCAGCTTACCCCACAGGACCGGGTGATCAAGGGCATGGGATTTGTCCCCCAGACCAGCAATATTTTCACCTCGATGACGGTGGAAGAGAACCTGGAAATGGGCGCGTTTATCCGTACGGATGATTTCTCCGACACGATGGAGCAGGTCTATGAGCTGTTTCCGATCCTGCGTGAGAAACGCAACCAGCCGGCTGGTGAGCTGTCCGGCGGGCAGCGCCAACAGGTGGCCGTGGGCCGCGCGCTGATGACCAAGCCGAAGGTGCTGATGCTGGATGAGCCCACAGCGGGGGTCTCGCCCATCGTCATGGATGAACTGTTTGACCGTATCATTGAGGTCGCTCGTACCGGGCTGCCGATCCTGATGGTTGAACAAAACGCCAAACAAGCGCTTGAGATCGCGGACAAAGGCTATGTGCTGGTGCAGGGGCGCAATGCCTATACCGGCACCGGTCAAGAGCTGCTCGCCGATCCCGAAGTACGCAAATCCTTCTTGGGGGGCTAAGAGATGGACTTCCTCAACGCCCTTGTGGCGCTTACCAATTTTGTCGGGGTTCCGGCAATCGCCTATGGCAGCCAGCTTGCGCTTGGTGCGCTTGGCGTGACACTGATCTATTCGGTGCTGCGGTTTTCGAACTTCGCCCATGGCGATACCATGGCCTTTGGCACCATGATCACCATTCTGGTGACCTGGTGGTTCCAGTCTATGGGCATCAGTTTTGGTCCCCTGCCAACCGCGCTGCTTGCGCTGCCTATTGGTATCGCGGGTTGTATGCTCTTGATGCTGATCACCGATCGCACCGTATATCGGTTCTATCGCGCGCAAAAGGCCAAGCCGGTGATTTTTGTCATGGTCTCGCTTGGCGTGATGTTCATGATGAACGGCCTAGTGCGATTCATCATCGGGCCGGGGGATCAGCGGTTTTCCGATGGCGAGCGGTTCATTATCTCTGCGCGGGACTTCAAGGCGCTGACTGGACTGCGCGAAGGTCTGGCAATCAAGACGACCCAAGGCATCACCGTGATCACTGCGGTTGTGGTTGTGGCGCTGTTGTTCTGGTTCCTGAACAAAACCCGTACCGGTAAATCCATGCGCGCCTATTCCGATAATGAGGATCTGGCGCTGCTCTCGGGCATCAACCCGGAACGCGTGGTGATGTACACGTGGTTGATCGTTGCGACCCTCGCGACCATTGCCGGTGTACTGTATGGTTTGGACAAATCCTTCAAACCCTTCACTTATTTCCAGCTGCTGCTGCCGATCTTTGCCGCCGCCATCGTTGGCGGTCTGGGCAGCCCCGTTGGTGCCATCGCGGGTGGGTTCATCATCGCCTTTTCCGAAGTGACGATCACCTACGCCTGGAAGAAGGTGCTGACCTATGTTGTGCCGGAAACGATGAAGCCGGATGGCCTCGTCCAGCTTCTGAGCACGGATTACAAATTCGCCGTGTCCTTTGCGATCCTTGTGGTCGTGCTTCTGTTCAAGCCCACGGGCCTTTTTAAAGGAAAAGTGGTATGAGCGAGACAGTCAAAACATCCCTGCTGTTTCTGTTTGTTGGTGTGCTGATCCTGCTCGAAGGCAGCACCAATTTCCTCTTCTTCTCCGGGTCTTGGAACTCGGCTCTGGTGATCCTCAATATGGGGTTGGTGTCGGCCATCATGGCGATTGGCGTCAACCTTCAGTGGGGTTTTGCAGGCCTGTTCAACGTTGGCATCATGGGGTTCGTAGCGCTTGGCGGTCTGGCAGTTGTGCTGGTGTCCACCGCGCCAACACCAGGCGCCTGGAGCCAAGGCGGCGTTGGGATCATCATGGCGCTGGCCATGGGGGCGATGACGCTGGTTGCGGCGGTCGCCACCATGCGGATGGTGCCCGCTGGCAAGCTGCGTATTGCGGTGCTGCTGGCGGTGCTGATCCTGGGCTTCGTGATCTACCGGGCGATCTTTGATCCGGCGGTGGCGGGCGTTGAGGCGATCAACCCCGCGCTTGAAGGCAATCTTGGCGGCCTTGGCCTGCCGGTGCTGCTGGCCTGGCCCGCAGGTGGCCTGCTGGCCGCCGGTGTTGCCTGGCTGATCGGCAAGACGGCGCTGGGTCTGCGCTCGGATTATCTGGCGATTGCGACGCTGGGGATCGCAGAGATCATCATCTCGGTTCTGAAGAACGAGGACTGGCTGTCGCGCGGCGTGAAGAATGTTGTCGGCCTGCCCCGGCCCCTGCCCTATGAGGTCGATCTGCAGAACGATGCCGCGTTTGTCGCCAAGGCTGCGGACTATGGTCTGGATCCGGTTCTGGCCTCCACGCTCTATGTGAAGCTGGGCTATTCGCTGTTGTTCACTGTTGTGTTGCTGGCGCTGCTATGGATGGCGCAGATGGCACTGAAGAGCCCCTGGGGCCGGATGATGCGCGCCATTCGCGACAATGAGGTGGCCGCCGAGGCGATGGGCAAGGATGTGACCCGCCGCCATCTGCAGATCTTCATTCTTGGCTCTGCGATTTGCGGTATTGCCGGGGCGATGATGACAACGCTGGACAGCCAGCTGACACCGGGCACCTATAATCCCTTGCGCTTCACCTTCCTGATCTGGGTGATGGTGATTGTCGGCGGGTCCGGCAACAACTTTGGCGCAGTGCTGGGTGGCCTGCTGATCTGGTTCCTCTGGATCAAGGTGGAGCCGATGGGCATCCTGCTGATTGAAACCGTGACGGCAGGCATGTCCGACACCAATGCGCTGAAGCTGCATCTGTTGGAAAGTGCGTCGCATATGCGTTTGCTGACCATGGGTCTGATCCTGTTGCTGGTCTTGCGGTTCAGCCCCCGTGGTCTGATCCCGGAACGGTAAAGTCGAAGGTGCGTAGCGGGTTCAATTACGGACCCTGAAAAAAAAACGCCGCCCGTGGATATCTCGGGCGGCGTTTTCTTTTGTTCTGGTGGCGCTCAGCGTCCCTTGAACAACCCACCAAGGATGCCACGCACAAGGCGCCGCCCAGTGGTGCCTTTCAGCTCCTTGATTACCGCTTCGGACATGGCTGAGGCAAAGCTGTCGCGCGGTTTCATCCGCCGCGACGACGACCGGCTGACGCGACTTCCCGAGTAGCGCCGCCCGGCGTTATACTCACGCGCCATCGGCTCCGGTGCGGCTTCGGCTGCCACCTCTGCGGCCTCAGCCTCGGCTGCGGCCTTGGCTGCGCGTTCGGCGAGGATTTCATAGGCGGAGCGCCGGTCGCTGGTCTGGTCGTACTTCCCAGCCATATCCGAGGTCTGCAGGAACGCCGCCCGCTCCGCTGCAGTGATTGGCCCCAGCTGAGAACTGGGCGGACGGATCAGCGTCCGCTCGACCACACCGGGAATGCCCTTTTTCTGCAGCATGGAGGTGACCGCCTCGCCGACACCAACCTCGCGAATGGCCTCCTCAGTCGAAAACCGGGGGTTCTCGCGATAGGTTTCCGCCGCCATTCGCAGGTTTCTGCGATCGCGCGCGGTGAAGGCACGCAAGGCGTGCTGGATGCGGTTGCCAAGCTGACCAAGGATGTCTTCCGGCACATCAGCCGGGTTTTGCGTGATGAAATAGATCCCGACCCCTTTGGAGCGGATCAGACGGGCCACCTGCTCCACCTTGTCGATCAGCGCCTTGGGGGCGTCATCAAACAACAGATGCGCCTCGTCAAAGAAGAAGACCAACTTCGGTTTGTCAGGATCCCCAACCTCCGGCAGTTCCTCGAACAGTTCACTGAGGAGCCACAGCAGAAATGTTGCATATAGTCCCGGTGCGGCCATCAGCTTGTCTGCGGCGAGGATATTGACCATGCCGTGCCCCTCCGCCGTGCAGCGCATCAGATCAGCGAGGTCTAGCGCAGGCTCGCCAAAGAGCTGCGCACCGCCCTGGTTTTCCAGCACCAGCAACCGACGCTGGATCGCCCCGATGGAGGCGGTGGAGACATTGCCGTAGCGCAGCGAGAGATCAGCGCGGTTTTCCCCGACCCAGACCAGCAGCGCCTGCAGATCCTTCAGATCCAGCAGCGCAAGCCCTTCCTCATCGGCCAGACGGAAGGCAATGTTCAGAATGCCTTCCTGTGCCTCGCTCAGCTCCAGCAATCGCGCCAGAAGCAGCGGCCCCATCTCCGCTACGGTGGTGCGCACCGGATGTCCCTGCTGGCCGTAGAGATCCCAGAAGGTGACCGGACAGGCGTGGTAGCGGTAATCATCGAAGCCGATTTTTTCCGCCCGGCTGGTAAAGGCGTCGTGCAGTTTGTGGGTAGCGCTGCCGGGTTTCGCAAGGCCGGAGAGGTCCCCTTTTACATCCGACAGGATAACCGGAACTCCGGCATTGGAAAAACTCTCTGCGAGGATCTGCAGGGTGACGGTTTTGCCGGTGCCGGTGGCCCCTGCAATCAGCCCGTGACGATTGGCGTATTTGAGCGTCAGCGCCTGTGGATCCGCATAGTTTTCAGCCCCACCCCCGATAAATAACTTGTCCTGCATGATCTGCCCCCGGCTGTTGTCATCCCGCACGCTGCGGTTTCTGTGAAATGAAAATACAAAATTAACCTTTGAATGCGAGAGTGATAATTGCCCGTCGACCATCATGCGGTTGGTTCGGCGGACATTTCCTCCCTGTCAGACTGGGCCGTGCTTCGGGCACGGCCTTTTTTTGTGCCGTGTTTCCGGGCAGTCCGGGACATTGCGCCTGCACGTCAGGCGTGTTTCGTGCCCATTGCGCGCGCGTCACGCGAAGGCGTCAATTAATCCCTCAACTGCGACATTTTTTTCTCTTTGCATGTTGACCGATGGCCGACCCTTTCGTAACGTCCTCCCAATAACTAAGTCGGCCAGTCCGACGGGGAGAAAAAATACGAAAAAGGGGGCATTTTTGCTCCCTTTTTTGTTTTAATCCAGCCGCTTCCATCTCTGACGTATAATCCGATCAATTCCCCGCCAGTGCTGGGGCGTCGGATGGTTATGGGACTGACACCGGGTTTCGGGCATGCTACATCGGGCCGATAACACAGGATAGATGAGGCAATCATGATCAAGTCCCTGACCCCGATGACCCTGGCCGCGCTGATGGCGCTGCCGCTGCCCGTGATGGCGCAGGACACCGCTGGGGCGGCCGAGACAGAAGAGAGCCAGCCCGCCGCAGAGGCCACGACGGAGGCCCCCAAGGCCGATGACGTCTTGGATCTTGGCCAGCCCGTACAGGACGGCCCGCAACTGGGCCAGCGCTATTCCAAAGAAACCCACGGTGATTGGGATCTGGCCTGCGTCAAGACCGAAGAAGACAACGACCCCTGCTCACTGCTGCAGATCATGACCGATGCGTCCGGGAACCCGATGGCGGAGTTTTCGATGTTCCGGATCAATCAGGAAGGCAGCCAGGCCGTCGCCGGCGCCACGGTCATCGTTCCGCTGGAAACGCTGCTGCCAGCGGCGCTGACCATCTCCATCGATGGCGCACCGGGCAAACGGTATAACTACTCGTTCTGCAACCCGATGGGCTGTGTGGCGCAGATTGGCCTTACCGAGACCGATATCGCAGCCTTCAAGAAAGGCAAGAAAGCCACATTGAGCCTGCGCCCGGCACCTGCCCCTGATCAGGTGATCAATATGGATTTGTCGCTAAGCGGCTTTACCGCCGGCTATAACGTTGTGGATGTGGTGAAACAGTAAACCGTCCG is a window encoding:
- a CDS encoding ABC transporter substrate-binding protein, with the protein product MKKLMMATAAAALTAGTAFAGGHAKEVKLGVLLGFTGPIESLAPAMGAGAELAMEEVTKSGKLLDSATVTPVRADTGCIDNGLSTANGEKLVADGVNGIIGGDCSGVTGAILQNVAIPNGMVMISPSATSPGLSSMEDNDLFFRTSPSDAREGQVMAEVLKERGINSIALTYTNNDYGKGLADAIKSSFEEVGGEVTIVTAHEDGKGDYSAEVAALASAGGDILVVAGYLDQGGLGIIQASLDSGAYDTFGLPGGMIGDSLPKNIGSDLDGSFGQIAGSDSEGAAIYAELAKAAGFDGTSAYSPESYDAAALFMLAMQAANSKDPADYGSKILEVANAPGEKINPGELGKALEILANGGDIDYEGATGVELIGPGESAGSYREIEVKDGANATVKFR
- a CDS encoding ABC transporter ATP-binding protein; the protein is MIVVEDLHKHFGGFHAVDGASLEIAKGSITGLIGPNGAGKTTLFNVIAGVLPPTSGRVTMDGEDITGLPPHELFHKGLLRTFQIAHEFASMTCRENLMMVPGTQSGESLWNTWFGRKRIADEERALRAKADEVLEFLTISHIADLKAGQVSGGQKKLLELGRTMMVDAKIVFLDEVGAGVNRTLLYTIADAIKRLNEERGYTFVVIEHDMEFIGRLCDPVICMAEGKKLAQGTLNEIKANEQVIEAYLGTGLKNKDKLEAGA
- a CDS encoding ABC transporter ATP-binding protein; translation: MSDNPYQNDHGNRDASITNPHGAGTMQPAHSKSGPTTKVDGGPFLIGDTMTGGYGKGPDILHDCTIAVDKGEIAVIVGPNGAGKSTAMKAVFGMLDVRSGAVRLDGEDITQLTPQDRVIKGMGFVPQTSNIFTSMTVEENLEMGAFIRTDDFSDTMEQVYELFPILREKRNQPAGELSGGQRQQVAVGRALMTKPKVLMLDEPTAGVSPIVMDELFDRIIEVARTGLPILMVEQNAKQALEIADKGYVLVQGRNAYTGTGQELLADPEVRKSFLGG
- a CDS encoding branched-chain amino acid ABC transporter permease; this translates as MDFLNALVALTNFVGVPAIAYGSQLALGALGVTLIYSVLRFSNFAHGDTMAFGTMITILVTWWFQSMGISFGPLPTALLALPIGIAGCMLLMLITDRTVYRFYRAQKAKPVIFVMVSLGVMFMMNGLVRFIIGPGDQRFSDGERFIISARDFKALTGLREGLAIKTTQGITVITAVVVVALLFWFLNKTRTGKSMRAYSDNEDLALLSGINPERVVMYTWLIVATLATIAGVLYGLDKSFKPFTYFQLLLPIFAAAIVGGLGSPVGAIAGGFIIAFSEVTITYAWKKVLTYVVPETMKPDGLVQLLSTDYKFAVSFAILVVVLLFKPTGLFKGKVV
- a CDS encoding branched-chain amino acid ABC transporter permease produces the protein MSETVKTSLLFLFVGVLILLEGSTNFLFFSGSWNSALVILNMGLVSAIMAIGVNLQWGFAGLFNVGIMGFVALGGLAVVLVSTAPTPGAWSQGGVGIIMALAMGAMTLVAAVATMRMVPAGKLRIAVLLAVLILGFVIYRAIFDPAVAGVEAINPALEGNLGGLGLPVLLAWPAGGLLAAGVAWLIGKTALGLRSDYLAIATLGIAEIIISVLKNEDWLSRGVKNVVGLPRPLPYEVDLQNDAAFVAKAADYGLDPVLASTLYVKLGYSLLFTVVLLALLWMAQMALKSPWGRMMRAIRDNEVAAEAMGKDVTRRHLQIFILGSAICGIAGAMMTTLDSQLTPGTYNPLRFTFLIWVMVIVGGSGNNFGAVLGGLLIWFLWIKVEPMGILLIETVTAGMSDTNALKLHLLESASHMRLLTMGLILLLVLRFSPRGLIPER
- a CDS encoding helicase HerA-like domain-containing protein, with translation MQDKLFIGGGAENYADPQALTLKYANRHGLIAGATGTGKTVTLQILAESFSNAGVPVILSDVKGDLSGLAKPGSATHKLHDAFTSRAEKIGFDDYRYHACPVTFWDLYGQQGHPVRTTVAEMGPLLLARLLELSEAQEGILNIAFRLADEEGLALLDLKDLQALLVWVGENRADLSLRYGNVSTASIGAIQRRLLVLENQGGAQLFGEPALDLADLMRCTAEGHGMVNILAADKLMAAPGLYATFLLWLLSELFEELPEVGDPDKPKLVFFFDEAHLLFDDAPKALIDKVEQVARLIRSKGVGIYFITQNPADVPEDILGQLGNRIQHALRAFTARDRRNLRMAAETYRENPRFSTEEAIREVGVGEAVTSMLQKKGIPGVVERTLIRPPSSQLGPITAAERAAFLQTSDMAGKYDQTSDRRSAYEILAERAAKAAAEAEAAEVAAEAAPEPMAREYNAGRRYSGSRVSRSSSRRMKPRDSFASAMSEAVIKELKGTTGRRLVRGILGGLFKGR
- a CDS encoding invasion associated locus B family protein; this encodes MIKSLTPMTLAALMALPLPVMAQDTAGAAETEESQPAAEATTEAPKADDVLDLGQPVQDGPQLGQRYSKETHGDWDLACVKTEEDNDPCSLLQIMTDASGNPMAEFSMFRINQEGSQAVAGATVIVPLETLLPAALTISIDGAPGKRYNYSFCNPMGCVAQIGLTETDIAAFKKGKKATLSLRPAPAPDQVINMDLSLSGFTAGYNVVDVVKQ